The Solanum lycopersicum chromosome 2, SLM_r2.1 DNA window GGAGATGATATTTCAAAAGCAAGAAACTGAAATTGTtgaatatatgatgaaaataatgattATACTCTTCAGAGAGTTTCGTGAACAACTCAATGCAGGTAGGTCTTAATTCCGATAATTCCTCACTTAAACGACATCTCTAACCAGCAATCTTGTAGCTTGGATTCACAAGATTATCGAGGCCAGATACAACTTGTATTGATTCTATCACATCTCCCACCTTCAGATCTGCCAGAAAGTCCTCATTTTCTGTCACATAACCAAACACAGCATATCGACCATCCAATATATTGGCGTTGCTAGGAGTCAGTTCACTTTCTTTCAACAACCAAAACACCTGACTTGAGGCAGAGTTATTCTCAAATTCCTGTAAGCGCCCATAATCCAATGAGTTTTAACAAATATAAAGGTCATCAAATAAAGTTACATGAAATAAGCAGATGcaacatcaaaagtaaaggTATCTCACTTCTCTAGCCATGGCCATTGTTCCAAAAGCATTGAAAGGTAGTCTTGTTTGAGCCTTGTATAGACCAAGATCCTGTAGAAATAATTCCAGAGCCTTATTAAAACAGAAGGAATAACAAGGAATATAAAGTGAAGAGAAGAATACCATGATAAAGGCAAATATGAAACCTTTGTTGAGTGTATCAGAAACATTTTCGCTGGTTTAGTATAACGGAGAATTTTCTTGTTTAAGGCTGTGAATCTGTGATGGCGTAAGTAGGGAAAGTTTAGTGCTGAGGGAATATAAATCCATTTCTCAACATGGAGTCCTACTCTATGGATGAATTGAGGAGTGAGATCTATGCAAGAGCAGGCATGCCAATGGCCCAAATGCTGGGGCAAGTGATCTTTCTCTCCACAATTACAGGTCTATGGTAATTTCTAAGACCATCTCAATAAACTGGGTATAAATGTATAATCCATATATGATAGCCTGGCTGACAACGTCTACTCTTATACTGTTTATAGCTTCTACTGAGCAATTGGAGAGAAGTGATCAGGAGTAGGACaccaaaaagttaaatttagaGGCAGCAAAATGACAATAACATGAACTTACTTCCAAAGTTTCTCCGTAGAATGGTGCTTTTTCACCAACCACCATAATCTCTAGAGGTACTGTCCGGGTTTTCTCTGTACTGGGGTCAATAAAACCTTCAGCTGGACCTTCAGGATCTCCTGTTTGTACCACAAATCCATCCGCTGCAGAACATCCACAATAATGAGTTTCAAGAACATATTCAGGTCACAAACTACACGGacatcccttttttttttttacacgacaagggaaacccgcagccgctacccttttgggtgcgcacagggtaaaactccgctcctatgcaatagctcgcaaaccacataagagaggtaacccgcactaggcaagcctggtgcaacgagctcgacccagaaggcaaaccccttgctttgctggcaaggggtttcgaacttgagacctccaacatggaaattccaagctcaaaccactggACCATACACGGACAACATTCCTTGTTTGATGCATAGACAGTTTTATTTGTTTCATTGATTCGCAAGAACAGAGCAAAAATCATAAGCTCACCTCTTTGAATATCCATGCCATCATAGAAATGCCTCTCGACCAAGTCTATAAAATTTCCAGCAGTAACTGGAGCATTATATCCATCTAGAACAATACGAAATACGCATTCCTCCAGGTTGGGATTGTCTTTGACTTTGACCTTCATATCCACAGTTGCTCTTCCCTTCAGTAAAGGCATATTTTGATATTCTTCAGGTACTTCATATGGGAATCCATCCACCATATCCTCTTCAACACTGCAGAAATCGAATGCCCCAGGAAGATCTCAGCTGCAGTCAATGACAAGGGGTCTAAATGAGAAAGGCATAACTTTGGAAATTCaccatttttaaaagttttcatcACTCTTCACTTTCTATTCATAGAATTGGTCCATAGTCaacaaaaaatcttattttggtATTCAAACTGGAATAAGTAGCCTACTTAAACATGCATCCGTCCAATGACACTTCTGTGCTTCTGTGGCATAAATTCTACCAAAGCAATTGCTTTGTGAAAGTTTCAGaagaaaaagttattttgtACTAAGGTTTTGACACCTTCTTTTAGAACATTTCCAGTAACAAAGCACAGAAAATACAACACTTTATATGGATATTGACTTTGCCTAAACCAAgctacccaatacatattcaGGACAGAAGAACAGATACTTCGGCTAAGTATGTGCATGATTGGTCTCTTTTTCAGTCTCATGTGAAGATAAAATTAAGTCCATGAAGCAGTAACAAAGCATCATATTGATGCATCATCAAGCAGAAAATCAAAGCCCGACAACTCATTACTCTTTACAACTCGCAGGGTTTATGAAAATGTGCATCAAAGAACATGGAAAACTAAGCTAGCAATACTGTTTTTAGAAGTAGACTAAGCTAGCTACACTTACCCTCCAACATAGTTAAGCAATTCCTTCTGTTTAGGTGCAACAGCATCTCGAGTCCTGTCTTCAACAATTTGTTGAAGCTCACCTAACCCAGCTTCTAGTTTGTTTAGCAATTCAATAGCGTGGTCAGTCTTTGACTTAGCTACTCCTGAAATAATCAAGGTTTTCCCTTCCTTGAGAGCTCGAGATGCTTGTCTTGTATTCTACACAGTTAAAATACGAACCACCATTACGAATCTAGAACTACATTAATAAGTAGATTCAAGCCAATAAATTATCAAAGTGGGAACAACTAAGCAAATGACATCTTACTCTTTCAACAGAGTCAAGCGCCTTGACACCAGCAATCTTGAGACTATCAGTAATATCTTCAAGGGGTTTTTGGACTTCTCTTATCGCCTTGTTGTCTATAGGCAATGCATACCTCAATAACGCCCCTGGATCCTTAATTGGTGGCCCTGAGATCAATACAGAGACATCTGGCAATGCTGGGGTGCTCGCATGAGCAGGACCCAACCATTGCGATCCAGGTAGTCCACTAATCAAACTAACCGACAATGCTACTGCAGCTGCACATTTCTTCAATGACAAAAACCAATCTTTCTGCAGGTTTGGGAAAaatcttcatcatataagttCCTACTTATTAAGAACACACACTTGAGAACTTTAGAAAGAACTACCAACTGCAGTCTTGTCATTACTTACAAATGCTAACATTGTATAACTGAGGCAGTGGATTCGGCTTAAACTACATATGCATATAGTCGATTTTTTTATACTAAAGTACGAAGTAATAGATGCAATTGTACACTCAAACTTCTCATTTAGATATTTGAATTTCCATTAACTCATTTCGAACTAATGAacgtctattttttttataaaaaaaaaagtgaaggaGAATAATAGAACTTGCCTCTTTGTCTTGGCATTCCGATTCAGAAGGAAGCGAGCGTTGTGAAGAACATAGTGGAACAAAATGGCGGATCGATCCTTTACTAAGAGCAGGTGCGAAATGGCTGTAATTGAGCTTAGGCTTGATGGATTTGGTGGAAGTTGTTAATGGGGAAGAAAAATAGTGGCAGGAAACAGATGCTGCCATTGATGAATTTACAACTAGTTTGTTTACACAGTCAAGCAATTCTAGAGGACATTTGGGGTTTGGAgggaaaaaaattgacaaaatgcAACTGTTATTAATGAAGAAATTGAGATTGAAAATAGGTGTAATGGACAGGAGGAGAGTAGAAAGAGATAAGGATAAAATTGGAATACCAGAGACTCAGGTCAACCTCATGCTCCGGATAAGATAATTCGGTGTCACTTTAATTGGATATTACTCGTATGGTGACGTTTAGTAGGCTCTTTCTGGGCTTTATCGCTAAGTTGGGCCGAGACAATTACACACAATTTCGCTTCGCGCGCCCTTTTAAACGCGCGAAATTTGGTATGAAATAGTAAAATTTCGCTTGGGAAAAGGTATTTTATTTCTATAGTTCTAAAAACTAAagctttatttaatatttaaaatgataaaaaatttatatactcATCATGTAAAAGTTATCATGGATCGTCTATTTTGAATCAGTTATGATTTAGAATAGATGGTGGAgaagaaaaatttgaattttgatttctcTGAATCTATTAGAATTGGAACAAGCGCAATAGtctaattatttaatgtatcGTATCCAATTGAACATAGTGTATCCGGATGCTACATTTTTTAAGgaattttgtaaataaaaaaaaaagtagggatATTTACGTAAGTTATACTAATTTATATCCTACAAAATGTGATTCCTATAATTTATAGGATATTAAATACAGGAGGTGCAGTCGTtgaaaaacataacatatatgGAGTAAAAGTGGTTGAGTCCGGGAAGCAAAgaattcctttatttatttgtttatggcCCAAACAGATTTCGTTAAGGTTATACGTACAAAAGTAGTAGATGACTAGAAGGACGAAAACTCTTTGCGAATATTACTGTTGAAGCTAAAGAGATCTCATGATTCAATTTGTTACGTAATTTTGGACGCTAGATCGCAACTCTCGCGTATATGATAATTGAATAGGGAGGATCAAGGTTTTTAAGTATACTAAAATTGCTTTACTCTTGAGTTGTGTTAGAAACCATACATtatgcaattttatatggaaAGCAGAAAATGCCAGCAaggataaagaaaaaatttagtatTATAAACTGAGATAAAGAATCTAATTAactataaaaaagaatttactGACAATTGAATGACTAGAGCAAATGCCGCAGAAATTCGTATTCTCGTGGAAATAGGAAGGGGGTAACAGAACcccacaaaatcaaaatcaaaatctaaaGAGTGATATCATAGGGAGGAATCAGACGACGTTTTGGAGCTCCACTTTCGAGGGCTTCTGGTCTTTGGGAGGTGGGTTGCGGTAAATGACGATCAATGCCAGCTGAATTAAAGCTAATAGTGCTCCAACTCCGTTTCCAGTCTACACGATATCAGAgcattacaagtcaattggTATACAAATTAATTCCAGTGAACAGAAAGAAATACTGTAGAtgaaatttaagataaaaaGACACACCAAGAT harbors:
- the LOC101249229 gene encoding peptidyl-prolyl cis-trans isomerase CYP38, chloroplastic; protein product: MAASVSCHYFSSPLTTSTKSIKPKLNYSHFAPALSKGSIRHFVPLCSSQRSLPSESECQDKEKDWFLSLKKCAAAVALSVSLISGLPGSQWLGPAHASTPALPDVSVLISGPPIKDPGALLRYALPIDNKAIREVQKPLEDITDSLKIAGVKALDSVERNTRQASRALKEGKTLIISGVAKSKTDHAIELLNKLEAGLGELQQIVEDRTRDAVAPKQKELLNYVGGVEEDMVDGFPYEVPEEYQNMPLLKGRATVDMKVKVKDNPNLEECVFRIVLDGYNAPVTAGNFIDLVERHFYDGMDIQRADGFVVQTGDPEGPAEGFIDPSTEKTRTVPLEIMVVGEKAPFYGETLEDLGLYKAQTRLPFNAFGTMAMAREEFENNSASSQVFWLLKESELTPSNANILDGRYAVFGYVTENEDFLADLKVGDVIESIQVVSGLDNLVNPSYKIAG